The Crocosphaera sp. UHCC 0190 genome has a window encoding:
- a CDS encoding DUF4336 domain-containing protein, translated as MGSPEQRTKTQTTDVPIRSQDLSWPFWPVVPLYPYGKRRTLRKEVVKDTIWTFEQLQGILYVVVPIRMTVVKLASGGLLVYAPVAPTPECLRLVNELEVNHGNIRYIILPTVSGIEHKVFVGPFARCFPQAQVFVSPDQWSFPLNLPLSWLGFPLGRTQELPLDSRQTPFADEFDYEILGPINLGLGPFEEVAFYHKRSQTLLVTDSIISIPQNPPDIVQIDPYPLLFHARNNGLEIIEDTPENRLKGWQRIVLFALYFRPGALGVVKWGQVLKDALKSPDRSPKAYFGLFPFQWDDQWKSSFERLQHNHLLVAPILQGVIFNRGKFEVLSWVDKVAKWGFKRIISCHFTAPIEGNSAQFREAFDFLRHDHKTLEIEDFELIRDIDKTLTKRGITPPVK; from the coding sequence GTGGGCAGCCCGGAACAGAGAACAAAGACACAAACAACTGATGTCCCGATTCGTTCTCAAGATTTGTCCTGGCCTTTTTGGCCGGTAGTACCCCTTTATCCCTATGGTAAACGGCGGACTCTCCGTAAAGAAGTTGTTAAGGATACAATTTGGACATTTGAACAACTCCAAGGTATTCTTTATGTCGTTGTTCCCATTCGCATGACGGTGGTGAAACTCGCATCAGGGGGGCTTTTAGTTTATGCTCCCGTTGCACCAACCCCAGAATGTCTTCGTCTGGTCAATGAGTTAGAGGTGAACCACGGCAATATTAGATACATCATCTTGCCCACGGTTTCCGGAATCGAACATAAAGTTTTTGTTGGCCCCTTTGCCAGATGTTTTCCCCAAGCTCAAGTGTTTGTCTCTCCTGATCAGTGGAGTTTTCCCCTAAACTTACCCTTAAGTTGGTTAGGGTTTCCTCTCGGACGCACTCAGGAACTGCCCTTAGATAGCCGTCAGACTCCCTTTGCGGATGAATTTGACTATGAAATCTTAGGGCCGATTAATTTGGGACTAGGGCCCTTTGAAGAAGTTGCTTTTTATCACAAGCGATCGCAAACTTTATTAGTCACAGATTCTATCATTTCTATTCCCCAAAATCCCCCTGATATTGTACAAATTGATCCTTATCCTTTGTTATTTCACGCCCGAAATAATGGCTTAGAAATTATTGAAGATACCCCAGAAAACCGTCTCAAAGGATGGCAAAGAATTGTTTTATTTGCCCTTTATTTTCGTCCTGGGGCTTTAGGGGTAGTCAAGTGGGGACAGGTTTTAAAAGATGCCCTAAAATCCCCTGATCGTTCTCCTAAAGCTTATTTTGGCCTATTTCCGTTTCAATGGGATGATCAGTGGAAATCTTCTTTTGAGAGATTACAGCACAATCATTTATTAGTTGCGCCTATTTTACAAGGGGTCATTTTTAATCGAGGGAAATTTGAAGTATTAAGTTGGGTTGACAAGGTGGCAAAGTGGGGCTTTAAACGCATTATTTCTTGTCATTTCACCGCCCCAATTGAAGGAAATTCGGCACAGTTTAGAGAAGCATTTGATTTCCTGCGTCATGATCACAAAACCTTAGAAATAGAAGATTTTGAATTAATTCGAGACATTGATAAAACCTTAACAAAACGCGGCATTACTCCCCCTGTTAAGTGA
- a CDS encoding heavy metal translocating P-type ATPase produces MKTHPLHQSSHIDVTLTQQTLRLGGMGCATCATTIETAIHKVSGVKKCNVNFALEKAIVDYNPQETTLTRIQQAVTEAGYQAYLWEETKTEEGQDLEKQKQEARQQELTRKVMFGGVISLILIISSLPMMTGLSIPFVPHWLHNAWVQLILSIPVIVWCGQSFYTGAFKALKRRTSDMNTLVALGTGSAFLYSLFATFFPNFFASQGLNADVYYEAASVIITLILLGRLLENRARGKTSEAIRNLMGLQAKTARVIRQGETLDLPVEDVKIGEIILVRPGEKIPVDGKIIEGTSTLDESMVTGESIPVKKQLGDEVIGATINKTGSFKFKAQRVGKDTVLAQIVQLVEEAQNSKAPIQKLADSVTSWFVPAVITIAVITFIMWVVFTGNITLSMVATVSVLIIACPCALGLATPTSIMVGTGKGAEHGILIKGADSLELAHKINAIVLDKTGTLTQGKPTVTNYITVDGIANNNELNLLQLASSIEQNSEHLLAEAIVNYAKSQGISEPLLKVEDFEAISGQGVQGKIEGKLIQIGTQKWFDNLGIKTDALLSQSQEWKSQAKTTPWMAINGEIAGLFAIADAVKPSSVEVVKRLKKMGLEVIMLTGDNQETADAIAREVGINHVFAEVRPEEKAAKIKQIQQSRSKIVAMVGDGINDAPALAQADVGIAIGTGTDVAMAASDITLISGDLKGIVTAIQLSRATMRNIRQNLFFAFIYNTLGIPIAAGILYPIFGVLLNPMIAGGAMAFSSVSVVTNALRLRHFQPSKI; encoded by the coding sequence ATGAAAACTCATCCACTCCATCAATCTTCTCATATAGATGTAACTTTAACACAGCAAACTCTCCGCTTGGGGGGAATGGGTTGTGCTACTTGTGCAACTACGATTGAAACGGCGATTCATAAAGTTTCAGGGGTTAAAAAATGTAACGTTAATTTTGCTTTAGAAAAGGCGATAGTAGACTATAATCCTCAAGAAACCACCTTGACAAGAATTCAACAAGCTGTGACGGAGGCCGGTTATCAAGCTTATCTTTGGGAAGAAACGAAAACTGAGGAAGGACAAGATTTAGAAAAACAGAAACAGGAAGCGAGACAACAAGAATTAACCCGTAAAGTGATGTTTGGCGGTGTCATTAGTTTAATTTTAATTATTAGCTCTTTACCGATGATGACTGGTTTATCGATACCCTTTGTTCCCCACTGGTTACATAATGCTTGGGTACAATTAATTCTGAGTATTCCTGTCATTGTGTGGTGCGGTCAATCTTTCTATACAGGGGCATTCAAAGCTTTGAAGCGTCGGACTTCTGATATGAATACCTTAGTTGCTTTGGGAACTGGGTCCGCTTTTTTGTACTCTTTATTTGCCACATTCTTTCCTAATTTTTTTGCTTCTCAAGGACTCAATGCTGATGTTTATTATGAAGCTGCTTCTGTGATTATCACCCTAATTTTATTGGGTAGATTATTAGAAAATCGGGCTAGGGGTAAAACATCAGAAGCAATTCGTAATTTGATGGGATTACAAGCCAAAACAGCGCGAGTCATTCGTCAAGGAGAAACCTTAGATCTTCCCGTAGAAGATGTTAAAATTGGCGAGATTATTTTAGTCCGTCCAGGGGAAAAAATACCCGTTGATGGGAAGATAATTGAAGGGACATCTACTCTTGATGAATCAATGGTAACGGGAGAATCAATTCCTGTAAAAAAACAGTTAGGAGATGAAGTTATTGGGGCAACCATTAATAAGACAGGCAGTTTTAAATTTAAAGCGCAAAGAGTAGGGAAAGATACTGTATTAGCTCAAATTGTGCAATTAGTCGAAGAGGCTCAAAATAGTAAAGCCCCGATTCAAAAATTAGCGGACAGTGTGACCAGTTGGTTTGTACCTGCGGTGATAACAATTGCGGTAATTACCTTTATTATGTGGGTTGTTTTTACCGGAAATATAACCTTATCAATGGTAGCAACTGTGAGTGTTTTAATTATTGCTTGTCCCTGTGCGCTTGGGTTAGCAACTCCTACTTCAATCATGGTAGGAACAGGTAAGGGTGCAGAACACGGCATCTTAATTAAGGGGGCTGATAGTTTAGAATTAGCTCATAAAATTAACGCAATTGTCTTAGATAAAACGGGTACATTAACTCAAGGGAAGCCCACCGTTACTAATTATATTACTGTTGATGGAATTGCTAATAATAATGAGTTAAACTTATTACAATTAGCTTCATCTATTGAACAGAATTCAGAGCATCTTTTAGCTGAAGCAATTGTTAATTATGCCAAGTCCCAAGGCATCTCTGAACCCTTGCTTAAAGTTGAAGACTTTGAAGCCATTAGTGGGCAAGGGGTACAAGGTAAAATAGAAGGAAAATTAATTCAAATTGGCACTCAAAAATGGTTTGACAATTTAGGCATTAAAACTGATGCTTTATTATCTCAATCCCAGGAATGGAAAAGCCAAGCAAAAACGACCCCTTGGATGGCAATTAATGGAGAAATAGCGGGCTTATTTGCCATTGCTGATGCAGTCAAACCTTCATCAGTGGAAGTGGTTAAACGCCTCAAAAAAATGGGGTTAGAAGTGATTATGTTAACGGGAGATAATCAAGAAACGGCTGATGCGATCGCCCGTGAGGTGGGAATTAATCATGTCTTTGCGGAGGTGCGTCCTGAAGAAAAAGCGGCTAAAATTAAGCAAATTCAGCAATCTCGCTCAAAAATTGTGGCCATGGTAGGAGATGGTATCAATGATGCTCCTGCCTTAGCTCAAGCGGATGTAGGAATTGCGATCGGTACAGGAACGGATGTGGCCATGGCTGCCAGCGATATTACCCTAATTTCGGGGGATTTAAAGGGTATTGTCACGGCAATTCAATTAAGTCGCGCCACAATGAGGAATATTCGTCAAAATCTCTTTTTTGCATTTATTTACAATACTTTGGGAATTCCCATTGCCGCAGGGATTTTGTATCCTATTTTTGGGGTATTATTGAATCCGATGATTGCTGGGGGAGCAATGGCTTTTAGTTCCGTTTCTGTGGTAACAAATGCCTTGCGTTTACGTCATTTTCAACCGAGCAAAATTTAG
- a CDS encoding neutral zinc metallopeptidase: MNKQITVGLIAALIGLCPFQPAHAEWDHPTLSAMSEGLDAFWGSFFDSLGVQYTYPVVYSHDRMEPTPCGPAMLAHYCPKSNSIHLNIDQMNRLVHQVGDSAAYFSLAHEYGHSVQRHLGILKKETPLVTLELQADCLAGAFFAATNYVGLLEPGDLEEGIMTAMMTGDYDYKHSSHHGTPQQRARSFLSGFHHPKSCFLKSS, encoded by the coding sequence ATGAACAAACAAATTACAGTGGGATTAATTGCCGCTTTAATCGGATTATGTCCTTTCCAACCCGCTCACGCTGAGTGGGATCATCCCACATTATCGGCGATGAGTGAAGGCCTAGACGCATTTTGGGGGTCATTTTTTGACAGTTTAGGCGTTCAATATACTTATCCCGTTGTCTATTCCCATGATAGAATGGAACCAACTCCCTGCGGCCCGGCAATGTTAGCCCATTATTGCCCTAAATCTAATAGTATTCATCTTAATATCGATCAAATGAACCGCTTAGTTCATCAGGTTGGAGATTCTGCGGCTTATTTTTCCCTTGCTCATGAATATGGCCATTCAGTCCAAAGACATTTGGGTATTCTCAAAAAGGAGACTCCTTTAGTTACTTTAGAGTTACAAGCTGACTGTTTAGCAGGGGCATTTTTTGCGGCTACTAACTATGTGGGACTTCTCGAACCTGGGGACTTAGAAGAAGGAATCATGACGGCGATGATGACCGGAGATTATGATTATAAACATAGCAGTCATCATGGTACTCCCCAACAACGAGCGCGATCATTTTTAAGTGGATTTCATCATCCTAAATCTTGCTTTTTAAAGTCTTCTTAA
- a CDS encoding LON peptidase substrate-binding domain-containing protein produces MASSSLAVRELPLFPLPEVVLFPGRPLPLHIFEFRYRMMMNTILEGDRRFGVLMINPANGEISKVGCCAEVIRSQRLPDDRIKVLTLGQQRFRLLEYVREKPYRVGLVEWMEDQPTTEDLYPLAGEVEQLLQDVVRLSGKLTDQKIELPDDLPDLPVELSYWVAGNLYGVAEEQQALLEMQKTTARLQREAEILTSTRNHLAARTALKDVLN; encoded by the coding sequence ATGGCATCTTCTTCTCTTGCAGTCCGAGAACTTCCCTTATTCCCTTTACCTGAAGTCGTTTTATTTCCTGGTCGTCCTCTTCCTCTGCATATCTTTGAATTTCGCTATCGGATGATGATGAACACTATATTAGAAGGCGATCGCCGTTTTGGGGTCTTAATGATAAATCCAGCCAACGGCGAAATTTCTAAAGTAGGCTGTTGTGCTGAGGTAATTCGCTCCCAACGCTTACCAGATGATCGCATCAAGGTCTTAACCTTGGGACAACAAAGGTTTCGCCTCTTGGAATATGTCCGAGAAAAGCCCTATCGTGTGGGTTTAGTAGAATGGATGGAAGATCAACCAACAACAGAGGATCTTTATCCCCTGGCTGGTGAGGTAGAGCAGTTATTACAAGATGTGGTGCGTCTTTCTGGCAAGTTAACGGATCAAAAAATTGAGTTACCGGATGATTTACCTGATCTTCCGGTGGAATTATCTTATTGGGTAGCAGGAAACTTGTATGGTGTAGCAGAAGAACAACAAGCACTCTTGGAAATGCAGAAAACAACCGCTAGGTTGCAGCGCGAAGCGGAAATTTTAACCTCTACCCGTAACCATCTCGCGGCTCGGACTGCCCTTAAAGATGTGCTTAATTAA
- the pheA gene encoding prephenate dehydratase, producing the protein MVISIAHLGPTGTNAETAALAYAHWLKQAQGQKALLCPYPSIAQTLHSVAQKETKTAVVPVENSTEGSVATTLDTLWQLDRLKIQQELVLPITHAFFSRGTSLKGVKTVYSHPQALAQCQQWLQQQLPTATLIPTNSTTEALQQINLDPTSGAIAAPRAAKLYHVPILVNLINDYPDNCTRFWVMTLAPTPTVCSRISLAFSVSENVPGSLMKPLQVFAERRLNLSRIESRPTKRSLGEYIFYIDIEGNIEDGLIAEALNELQHYTEVIKIFGSYPVLFLKERDIAQL; encoded by the coding sequence ATGGTAATTTCAATTGCTCATCTTGGCCCCACGGGAACCAATGCAGAAACCGCCGCTTTAGCTTACGCCCATTGGTTAAAGCAAGCCCAAGGACAAAAAGCCTTATTATGCCCTTATCCCAGTATTGCTCAAACCTTACATTCTGTCGCTCAAAAAGAGACAAAAACAGCAGTGGTTCCTGTAGAAAACTCCACCGAAGGCAGTGTGGCCACTACTTTAGATACTTTATGGCAACTCGATCGCCTGAAAATTCAACAAGAGTTAGTCTTACCCATTACCCATGCCTTTTTTTCGCGGGGAACCTCCCTAAAAGGCGTTAAAACCGTTTATTCCCACCCTCAAGCCTTAGCCCAATGTCAACAATGGTTACAGCAACAGCTACCCACAGCGACACTGATTCCGACCAATTCTACCACTGAAGCCCTACAGCAGATTAACCTAGACCCCACATCAGGAGCGATCGCTGCTCCTCGGGCCGCTAAACTGTATCATGTTCCCATTCTCGTCAACCTGATCAACGACTATCCCGATAACTGTACCCGATTTTGGGTAATGACCCTTGCTCCAACTCCCACCGTCTGTAGTCGCATTTCTTTAGCCTTTAGCGTCTCTGAAAACGTGCCAGGATCACTAATGAAACCCTTACAAGTCTTTGCGGAACGACGGCTTAATTTAAGTCGCATTGAATCTCGCCCCACCAAGCGATCGCTGGGTGAATACATTTTCTATATTGATATTGAGGGAAACATCGAGGATGGTTTGATTGCTGAAGCCCTTAATGAGTTACAACATTATACAGAGGTAATTAAAATCTTTGGGAGTTATCCCGTTTTATTCCTCAAAGAGAGGGATATTGCTCAGCTTTAG